The following are encoded together in the Montipora foliosa isolate CH-2021 chromosome 12, ASM3666993v2, whole genome shotgun sequence genome:
- the LOC137979489 gene encoding uncharacterized protein, with the protein MPCKRAEATFLVGIAIFLVGTACLIAVEVQSVFPARREQKFQEINCTVVSGDMKATAKCSNNKQSDQSYPCLRVYVTCGNDLQSDGELQPEKPRLLSKDFHSLHKQCTYEPEQCMQTDQPRPHLLRSFQSGNPIGAPLGCFYNPKDPHEIINQKTSQESYNKHVITSMAWPLGIVVFGIVVVVTAGCFLSAFRSRNGYERIADENTELV; encoded by the exons ATGCCTTGTAAAAGAGCAGAAGCAACGTTTTTGGTCGGTATTGCAATCTTCCTCGTTGGTACGGCGTGCCTTATCGCCGTGGAAGTGCAAAGTGTTTTTCCAGCTCGCCGAGAGCAGAAGTTTCAAGAAATAAACTGTACTGTTGTTTCTGGTGATATGAAAGCGACAGCAAAATGCTCGAACAATAAACAAAGCGACCAAAGCTATCCATGCTTGAGAGTTTACGTGACGTGTGGCAACGACTTACAGAGCGATGGGGAGTTACAACCCGAGAAGCCTCGTTTGTTGTCAAAAGACTTCCACAGCCTCCATAAACAG TGCACTTACGAACCAGAGCAATGTATGCAAACGGATCAACCAAGACCCCATCTTTTACGGTCATTTCAAAGCGGAAATCCCATAGGAGCTCCTCTTGGGTGCTTCTACAACCCCAAAGACCCTCATGAAATCATCAACCAGAAAACTTCCCAAGAAAGCTACAACAAACACGTGATAACTAGCATGGCTTGGCCGCTTGGAATTGTGGTCTTTGGCATAGTTGTCGTGGTAACAGCTGGGTGCTTTTTGTCTGCTTTTCGGAGTCGAAACGGCTATGAAAGAATAGCCGATGAAAATACCGAACTGGTATAA